The following DNA comes from Eubalaena glacialis isolate mEubGla1 chromosome 1, mEubGla1.1.hap2.+ XY, whole genome shotgun sequence.
AACATATTGAAAGGCAAATACTTACCAAAAAAAATTCTGTAGGTTCTAACTGAGGAGAACTTTTCCTAAGGCTTTCTTCCTGAAAATGCTGGAGGTTTGTAAACAGCCCAATTCCAGAGGTTCGAAGCCTGCCTGCCCCACGTGTGCTCTGCAAGCTGTCTCTGCTTGCGCTCCGGGCCAGTGAAGCAAGAAAACCTATGTTATTTACCCAACCAACAGGCTCTTTGGTAGCCTTGTTAGCCATTTCTGTGATATCCCGAGCCTCAACTTTAGAAATAATATCAGATCTTTTCCCAGGTGAATCGACTTTAACAGCTCGAAAGCGAGTAgtcctagagaaagaagaatcagTTATATTTCGAACGTCCAGCGACCGAAGCACATTTTGTGAGGCAGAAGACTGAAGGTTCCCAGACTCAAAACATTTGGACTGTCTCTGTGGTTTCACCAGAGAGTTATGTAGTGACATTGGTGCAGAACAGTGAAGAGGTGATAAGAGTCTATTCTTGTGAGCACTTAATTCACGGTGGTCGAAAACTGCAGCTTCTACTGATTCACCACTCAACACTTTTGCAACATGTTTAAGATGCTGCTCTGTAGCTTTCAACCCTTTATCACCATTAGTGAGTGAGGATTCTGGATTTACCTTCCGTGTGCCTTCTAAGCCACTGCTCTGTTCATCAGCATTTCCTTCGGTAAAGGAAGCAAACGAACCCACTTCAGGTAGAAGCGATTCTTCAGTTACACACTCTTCTGAAGTTGGAAATAAAACAGTGTCATCCTCATTATTAGATGACAAATTTCCTGAAAAGTTTTTTGTCCGCCTAGGTAGGGATGATCCAAGATGGAGAATAGAATCAGCAAGCTCTCTGTCATTTTCAAACTCCATAGGGGGTATCTGAGGTGGTAGTTTGAAGCCACTATTGGAATGAGACTGTGTGTTACTCTCCCAGTTATCGTCTTCCTTAAGAAAATCACTAGCGATAGATGATATGGATCTATCAGCAGGGGGCAGAGCTGCCAAACTTGAAATGGCATTGCTGGCCGAGTCAGGCAGATATGTGTTCCCAGGAGAAGGTAAACAAGACTGCCCAATGTGGGGGAGAACCCTTAACAATCTGTGGCGAGCAGCTGCCGTGGAACTACTGGAAGGTCGAGGAACTACAGGTGGACGAGGTTTTACCTTGACAGCTTTCTTAGGCTAAAAGAAAAGAGTCAATATATAATTCTTTACACGGTCATTTTCTCTGCCcattaacaaaaattaatgaaggaagaaaaggtTACTTCTGTAACATACTGGCATTTGGATTACCTCaatctaaaatgtttaaaaagattaaaatcttAAGCTTATGATTGAGAAGAATTTTGCTATCTTCCTTCATTGAGTATAATTTTCTGAGAatgttatagaaaaataattttatttttcatcactatTAATTATTTGTCAGAGTTttgcagagaagaaaactgatTATATTAGGTATGACATTGCTGACCTATTTATATCCCCAACAACTTTTCCTAGTAAGATGAGTAAAGTATTTGGCTAGGTAGCTATTGCAAAAAAGAGTTAACAGACCTAAACTGCTATCCTCGAAAAGATCTGCTTGCAAGGCTGGCCCTTGGCTGGCTTCTAGGAACTTGTATTTCAAGAAGTAGTAGTATTTCCTGCTACCATAACGGATAAGAGTGGCTCATTGGGCCTAAACTGTTTGTGCAAGCAATATGGTTTATGCTGAACATCaactttccttctgggagtctggaattttggtacatGCTAGGCAGAGGGTGCCTTCATGAAAAGCTCCTAATAAAACCCCTGGGCAAAGAATCTTTAATGACCTTCCCTGGTAGACAACATTCCACATGCGCTGACAACTCACTGACAGAGTAATTAGTCATATCTTATGATACTTCACTGGGAAAGCCTGTGCTTGGTTTCCTCTGGACTTCACCCCAtgcaccttttccctttgctgattttgctttgtacGCTCTTTTTGCTATAATAAATCTTACCTATGAATAAAACTATAAGCTAATCCTGTGAGTCCTTCAAGCAAATCATCAAACCTAGGAGTGCTCTAGGAGTCCCCAATATAGTAGATTTTAATAAAAGCATCACAACAATTTATGGTGTATggttaaaattgaaaattaaagatATGAAGCCTTAGCGCTTATCTTTAAGATATGAACTGATATGTGCATGACAAAAGGAAGGAATACCTGATGATATACCAAATCTCCCAAcctagaaatataagaaaatctaGATAATTCAGCAGACAGCAGTTGAGGCAAGAACTAGAGGGGAGCtaaaaatccaaagaaagaagaaacttgGAAAGATATGAACCAAACATTTCATGTCTAGCCAAACTGTCCTTTAAGTGTTATGGctaaagaaaaagttttaaacatcCAAACACTCAGAAAATACTGTATTTACAAGCTTTTCCTGAGAAATTTATTAGAGATGAGCTTCTTCTAACCAAAAAGCATGGGTAAACTTCAGTAAGAAGACTGATAGTAAGcatgtaatatatttaattaaagacctaaaactaAGAGTGGGGACAAGGTTAGAAAAATGATTTGTAAATGTTATACTATcttaaaaagcagaaataatgcaaatattaaaaatggaagaagatgAGAGAAAGTAAAATAAGTTCATTGATTATAACTTAATAAGTAGGAGTCaaaagatatcttttaaaaataaaagagaagacaaTTAAGTATGGAAAAGGCAGAATAAGGACATGATAAAAGATATTACTATAAAGTTAAAcaatagaacaaaaaataaaagccttcTGAAGTACCAAAAAGTACACACTCAACACACTCACatacccatacacacacaaaacaaaccataaagaaactgtaaatataacaaaataataagaTATTAAGGAccaaatatagggacttcccttgtggctcagtggttaagaatctgcctgccaatgcaggggacacaggttcgagccctggcccgggaagatcccacatgcctcagagcagctaagcccatgagccacaactactgagcctgtgctctacagcccacatgccacaactactgagcccacgtgccacaactactgaagcccacccacctacagcccgtgctccacaacaagagaagccaccgcaatgagaagcctgcgcaccgcaacgaagggtagcacccacttgccgcaactagagaaagcccacacgcagcaacgaagacccgacacagccataagtaaataaataaataaataaatttattttttaaaaaaagaccaaataTAAAAGTCATACCAGTAAATGTGAATGTGATTAagtggtatattttttaaaatttcaaattggttcacaaagcaaaaaacaactcTATGCTGTACATAAAAGGTCTTCCCAAAACAAAGTAAAtcaaaagttaataaaaaaagaCATGGGAAAGAGTAcacaaagcaaattaaaacaataagatatCAAGGGTTATGGGCCTGATATCAGGCAAGGAAAATTCAAGCTGAAGGTcagagatgaaatattttataacatctAGAATTAGCAgtataatgaaaatacaacagtTATTAATATTTATGCACTAA
Coding sequences within:
- the ZFAND4 gene encoding LOW QUALITY PROTEIN: AN1-type zinc finger protein 4 (The sequence of the model RefSeq protein was modified relative to this genomic sequence to represent the inferred CDS: substituted 1 base at 1 genomic stop codon); the protein is MFKADLVRTGIQLPTTYSRGIRKVKVMDNRKDPPFFNEDNAGPFYYRLPFYDTMELFIETLTGTCFELRVSRFEAVISVKAKIRRLEGIPICQQHLIWNNMELEDDYCLNDYNISEGCTLKLVLAMRGGPINTRRVPMEDPLREMAEYMDSSRDEVWEKTSCNKQVTFLVYREGDQLNFFRVVDRGDGTLTPLSESLRXIGFHLHVSLRKGEHCMSGGSVYNLHTDEDEEIEPSPSGQQIIENSITMNKMKLLKAKMENMNLSKKPKKAVKVKPRPPVVPRPSSSSTAAARHRLLRVLPHIGQSCLPSPGNTYLPDSASNAISSLAALPPADRSISSIASDFLKEDDNWESNTQSHSNSGFKLPPQIPPMEFENDRELADSILHLGSSLPRRTKNFSGNLSSNNEDDTVLFPTSEECVTEESLLPEVGSFASFTEGNADEQSSGLEGTRKVNPESSLTNGDKGLKATEQHLKHVAKVLSGESVEAAVFDHRELSAHKNRLLSPLHCSAPMSLHNSLVKPQRQSKCFESGNLQSSASQNVLRSLDVRNITDSSFSRTTRFRAVKVDSPGKRSDIISKVEARDITEMANKATKEPVGWVNNIGFLASLARSASRDSLQSTRGAGRLRTSGIGLFTNLQHFQEESLRKSSPQLEPTEFFLSARGIGMNGNNTAAGKRVGECTHHLPPVKAPIQTKKKTTKHCFLCGKKTGLATSYECRCGNNFCASHRYAETHSCTYDYKSAGRRYLQEANPVVNAPKLPKI